In Opitutaceae bacterium TAV5, one genomic interval encodes:
- a CDS encoding exodeoxyribonuclease VII large subunit, with product MNPFRPANPSGTPAAGGLFDDAAEGNARAESVTEFTRRVKALLESQLRAGWVRGEVSNLRLQSSGHAYFSLKDAGAQLSAVMFRGDAARQSVRLRDGMQVVVFGQVSVYEARGQYQLIVRLVVEDGVGKLQREFEALKRKLADEGLFNTDRKRPVPALPRTVGFITSPTGAAVQDFCRILTRRGWRGRVVVLPARVQGEGAAADMIAMLDEAARLGIFDLLVIGRGGGSIEDLWAFNEEPLVRAVAACPVPVISAVGHEIDFTLCDFAADVRAETPSGAAELISSGFVKALERCERLAEDLHHHIDTAIEDATRLLDHARTRLRLLAPSAQVERGFLRIDDLSNRLQAALADAVRGHRQRFTEVQAALRERSPERRVEIESHRLLGLWKRLQAASPDSVLNRGFVILSDETTGQPVQRRAQLKPEGCVRARFADGEARLSVE from the coding sequence ATGAATCCGTTCCGTCCCGCCAACCCGTCAGGCACACCCGCCGCCGGCGGCCTCTTCGACGACGCCGCCGAGGGCAACGCCCGCGCCGAAAGCGTCACCGAATTCACCCGCCGCGTGAAGGCCCTCCTCGAATCGCAGCTGCGCGCCGGCTGGGTTCGCGGCGAAGTATCCAATCTCCGGTTACAATCCAGCGGACACGCCTACTTCTCGCTCAAGGACGCGGGCGCGCAGCTTTCCGCCGTGATGTTTCGCGGCGACGCCGCCCGGCAATCCGTCAGGCTGCGCGACGGCATGCAGGTCGTCGTTTTCGGGCAGGTCAGCGTTTACGAGGCGCGCGGCCAGTACCAGCTCATCGTGCGGCTCGTGGTCGAGGACGGCGTCGGGAAACTCCAGCGCGAGTTCGAGGCGCTGAAACGCAAGCTCGCCGACGAGGGCCTCTTTAATACCGACCGCAAACGGCCCGTGCCGGCGCTGCCGCGGACGGTCGGCTTCATCACCTCGCCGACCGGCGCGGCGGTGCAGGATTTTTGCCGCATCCTCACGCGCCGCGGCTGGCGCGGGCGCGTGGTCGTGCTGCCCGCGCGCGTGCAGGGCGAGGGCGCGGCGGCGGACATGATCGCGATGCTCGACGAGGCCGCGCGCCTCGGGATATTCGACCTGCTCGTGATCGGCCGCGGCGGCGGCAGCATCGAGGACCTGTGGGCGTTCAACGAGGAACCGCTCGTGCGCGCCGTGGCCGCCTGCCCGGTGCCGGTCATTTCGGCGGTGGGGCACGAGATCGATTTCACGCTGTGCGACTTCGCCGCCGACGTGCGCGCCGAGACGCCGAGCGGCGCGGCTGAACTGATTTCGAGCGGTTTCGTGAAAGCGCTGGAGCGCTGCGAACGCCTCGCCGAAGACCTGCACCACCACATCGACACCGCCATCGAGGACGCCACGCGGCTGCTCGATCACGCACGCACGCGCCTGCGGCTGCTCGCGCCGTCGGCGCAGGTGGAGCGCGGTTTCCTGCGCATCGACGATCTTTCCAACCGCCTCCAGGCTGCGCTGGCCGACGCCGTGCGCGGACACCGCCAGCGTTTTACGGAGGTGCAGGCGGCGTTGCGCGAACGTTCGCCGGAGCGACGCGTGGAGATCGAGTCGCACCGGTTGCTCGGCCTCTGGAAGCGGTTGCAGGCGGCCAGCCCCGATTCGGTGCTCAACCGCGGCTTCGTGATCCTGAGCGACGAAACCACCGGCCAGCCCGTGCAACGCCGCGCCCAGCTAAAACCCGAAGGCTGCGTGCGCGCCCGCTTCGCCGACGGCGAAGCCCGGCTTTCGGTGGAATGA
- a CDS encoding alkyl hydroperoxide reductase, translated as MKHLSKLLRSGAALAALVFGSVTFAAVESGQPAPDFTLTDINGKDWSLADLKGKTVVLEWVNPECPFVVKHYEKSGNIPGLQKTASADGIVWLSINSAAPGKQGDYDKAQVEAWSSKTGAAPAAYLRDTEGKVGRLYDAKTTPHIYVINSEGVLVYQGGIDSIRSANPGDITKAEAYVVEALAAVKNGEAPARNNTAPYGCSVKY; from the coding sequence ATGAAACACCTCTCCAAACTCCTCCGCTCCGGCGCGGCCCTTGCCGCGCTTGTTTTCGGTTCCGTGACGTTCGCCGCTGTCGAGTCCGGACAACCTGCTCCCGACTTCACCCTGACCGACATCAACGGCAAGGACTGGTCACTCGCCGACCTGAAGGGCAAGACCGTCGTCCTCGAATGGGTGAATCCGGAATGCCCCTTCGTCGTGAAGCACTACGAAAAGAGTGGCAACATTCCCGGCCTCCAGAAAACCGCCAGCGCCGACGGCATCGTCTGGCTCTCGATCAACTCGGCTGCTCCCGGCAAGCAGGGTGACTACGACAAGGCCCAGGTCGAGGCGTGGTCCTCCAAAACCGGCGCCGCTCCCGCCGCCTACCTGCGCGACACGGAAGGCAAGGTCGGCCGGCTCTACGACGCCAAGACCACTCCGCACATCTACGTGATCAATTCCGAAGGCGTGCTCGTGTACCAGGGTGGCATCGACAGCATCCGTTCGGCCAACCCGGGCGACATCACCAAGGCCGAGGCCTACGTCGTCGAGGCGCTTGCCGCCGTGAAGAACGGCGAAGCTCCCGCCCGGAACAACACCGCGCCGTACGGCTGCTCGGTGAAGTACTGA
- a CDS encoding carboxypeptidase, with product MNTTAHPAPATSPSALHDALLARLRRVHLLGTVSGLLGWDEQVNLPADSADQRGDQMALLAELQHAAATDPETGRLLDALERQTDALDADQRVNVREARRDYDRAARLPADLVAEKARLTSAAYHAWAGAREDNNFPAFAPFLEKHLDLARREADVLGFGQKPYDYAIDKHDPGMTCELTAALFADLKTGLVPLVQRLDASPAARAAAGIEARLTGFDTAAQQTFLTEVTTAIGFNYRRGRIDVSLHPFCEGAGADIRMTTRFHEDKPLDALFSAIHETGHGLYEQGLPLPLQGTPLGQAAGMAVHESQSRLWENQVARSRAFWRHFEPGYREHFPRQLASVSPEDLYRAINSVAPTLIRVESDEVHYNLHILLRFELERRLFSQKLAVRDLPEAWRALAKELLGLTPETDREGVLQDIHWSGGAFGYFPSYCLGNMIAAQLWATVRAALPGLEDDFTRGDFSRLLGWLRENIHAHGRRFTAPELVRHVTGTDLSPAPLLAYLEERYGSLYL from the coding sequence GTGAACACCACCGCCCACCCGGCTCCTGCCACCTCTCCTTCCGCCCTCCACGACGCGCTTCTCGCCAGACTGCGCCGCGTCCACCTCCTCGGCACCGTCTCCGGCCTCCTCGGCTGGGACGAGCAGGTCAACCTCCCGGCCGACAGCGCCGACCAGCGCGGCGACCAGATGGCCCTCCTCGCCGAGCTCCAGCACGCCGCCGCCACCGATCCCGAAACCGGCCGCCTGCTCGACGCCCTCGAACGCCAGACCGATGCCCTCGACGCCGACCAGCGCGTGAACGTCCGCGAGGCCCGTCGCGATTACGACCGCGCCGCCCGCCTCCCCGCCGACCTCGTCGCCGAAAAGGCCCGCCTCACCAGCGCCGCCTACCACGCCTGGGCCGGCGCGCGGGAAGACAACAACTTCCCCGCCTTCGCCCCGTTTCTCGAAAAACACCTCGACCTCGCCCGCCGCGAGGCCGACGTCCTCGGCTTCGGCCAGAAACCCTACGACTACGCCATCGACAAGCACGATCCCGGCATGACGTGCGAACTCACCGCCGCCCTCTTCGCCGACCTGAAAACCGGCCTCGTCCCTCTCGTGCAGCGGCTCGACGCCTCGCCCGCCGCCCGCGCTGCCGCCGGCATCGAGGCGCGCCTCACCGGCTTCGACACCGCCGCGCAGCAAACCTTCCTGACCGAAGTCACCACCGCCATCGGCTTCAACTACCGGCGCGGCCGCATCGACGTGTCGCTGCATCCTTTCTGCGAAGGCGCCGGCGCGGACATCCGCATGACCACCCGTTTCCACGAGGACAAGCCGCTCGACGCCCTGTTTTCCGCGATCCACGAGACCGGCCACGGGCTCTACGAGCAGGGCCTGCCGCTCCCGCTACAAGGCACCCCGCTCGGCCAGGCCGCCGGCATGGCCGTCCATGAATCGCAAAGCCGCCTGTGGGAAAACCAGGTCGCGCGCAGCCGCGCCTTCTGGCGTCACTTCGAGCCGGGCTACCGCGAGCACTTCCCCCGACAGCTCGCCAGCGTTTCCCCGGAAGACCTCTACCGCGCCATCAATTCCGTAGCGCCCACGCTGATACGCGTCGAGTCCGACGAGGTTCACTACAACCTCCACATCCTGCTCCGCTTCGAGCTGGAGCGCCGCCTTTTCTCGCAAAAACTCGCCGTCCGCGACCTGCCCGAAGCCTGGCGCGCCTTGGCGAAAGAACTCCTCGGCCTCACGCCGGAGACGGATCGCGAAGGCGTGCTGCAGGACATCCACTGGAGCGGCGGCGCGTTCGGGTATTTTCCCAGCTACTGCCTCGGCAACATGATCGCCGCCCAGCTCTGGGCCACCGTGCGGGCGGCGCTGCCCGGTCTCGAGGACGACTTTACCCGCGGCGATTTCAGCCGCCTGCTCGGCTGGCTGCGGGAAAATATCCATGCCCACGGCCGCCGTTTCACCGCGCCCGAACTCGTCCGCCACGTCACCGGCACGGACCTCTCGCCCGCGCCGCTGCTCGCGTATCTGGAAGAGCGTTACGGCAGTCTGTATCTATAA
- a CDS encoding glycosyl hydrolase family 39, producing the protein MKPVKTILPGLFFFCVGPLSGFCAGIQSPAEFHQDFPASSAADGNIDTWARPRTSGRTPADDPRVDYVLTFDQPTTINRIRFFQHPHAFATAYRIVGRTRADSAVFDRVLVTVDDPRTPAGEWVEHRVPDTGLVALKLETEAGFAERDIPYPAIAEFQADRIDPENVKDAEPALSASVALDEVLAINGVSRIHDTMFSVCNITGGKEFVRKYIEPLNLGVIPVWTEDFMSTLPVPEDPLAPGKFDRQFFESEAFGRAFAGKRSGLDSVGEAGAFANMSLVKAPAWMRRNDFRSTGTGRFKTETRFFPPMDPAEWGELAGHTLKAINDHTGGLVKWAYIWNEPNAERYLPVPWREKSRTYMELFKAAVPPIKRLNPGIKVGGPVITGGGVLGWSRGEKGDEASFWDSWSKRFIDECGALADHFDAHYYGVDPDCLKAEANLLANYAHNTLGRPFPIAGSESNVILRVAKQVDPVAGRWRYVTVNYADMLLSALDLPDRIESLSYFYITDWKGFFGLFTDGDLEPNPVYRFYYLLRHLRGERLPGESGSDRVNLVAARNGGRFNIVMQNKRGSRQTVNLTLAGLPVSNHNGTVDLERLEYDPATRMVALTGTPVPVDNGRVHFRMEPYGMYSITGDTGSALPAKAVRSRKDYYGDSVFQELPAVDVTGDAPPLVLKVSLPDRFRQAEKSILKLSVGGIPYARPRRIVDRRVPLVVRINGQSHRVLATNYNEIELPVNLLKADNTIEVSRDPEAIRVKDDPRIVSSEKIWILSVSLELRTEEEKSSG; encoded by the coding sequence ATGAAACCTGTAAAAACCATCCTGCCTGGCCTGTTTTTTTTCTGCGTCGGCCCTCTCTCCGGTTTCTGCGCGGGTATCCAGTCCCCGGCCGAATTCCACCAGGATTTCCCGGCGTCCAGTGCCGCCGACGGAAACATCGACACCTGGGCCCGCCCTCGCACATCGGGCCGCACCCCGGCAGACGATCCCCGGGTGGACTACGTGCTGACCTTCGACCAGCCGACGACCATCAACCGCATCCGTTTTTTTCAACATCCCCATGCCTTTGCAACCGCCTACCGGATTGTCGGAAGAACCCGTGCCGACTCCGCCGTCTTCGACCGCGTACTGGTGACGGTGGACGATCCGCGCACTCCCGCCGGCGAGTGGGTCGAGCACCGGGTGCCGGACACCGGGCTGGTCGCGCTGAAACTGGAAACGGAAGCCGGGTTTGCCGAACGTGACATCCCTTACCCCGCCATCGCCGAATTCCAGGCAGACCGGATCGACCCCGAAAACGTCAAAGACGCAGAACCCGCCCTGTCCGCCTCCGTAGCGCTGGACGAGGTGCTGGCAATCAACGGCGTATCCCGCATCCATGACACGATGTTTTCCGTGTGCAACATCACCGGAGGAAAGGAGTTCGTCAGAAAATACATCGAGCCGCTCAACCTCGGCGTGATTCCGGTATGGACAGAGGATTTCATGAGCACCCTGCCGGTTCCCGAGGACCCCCTGGCTCCGGGAAAATTCGACCGCCAGTTTTTCGAAAGTGAAGCCTTCGGACGCGCCTTCGCCGGAAAACGCTCCGGACTGGACTCGGTGGGCGAAGCCGGTGCGTTCGCCAACATGTCTCTGGTCAAGGCGCCGGCCTGGATGAGACGAAACGACTTCAGGAGTACCGGCACCGGGCGCTTCAAAACCGAGACCCGGTTTTTTCCGCCCATGGATCCGGCGGAATGGGGCGAACTCGCCGGACACACGCTCAAGGCCATCAACGACCACACCGGCGGCCTCGTCAAATGGGCCTACATCTGGAACGAGCCCAACGCCGAACGTTACCTCCCGGTGCCGTGGCGCGAAAAATCCCGGACCTATATGGAGCTTTTCAAGGCCGCCGTGCCGCCGATCAAGCGGCTCAACCCCGGCATCAAGGTGGGTGGTCCCGTGATCACCGGCGGCGGCGTACTGGGCTGGTCGCGCGGCGAGAAAGGCGACGAGGCCAGCTTCTGGGATAGCTGGAGCAAGCGGTTCATCGACGAATGCGGGGCTCTCGCCGATCATTTCGACGCGCACTACTACGGCGTCGATCCGGATTGCCTGAAAGCAGAGGCCAACCTGCTGGCCAACTACGCGCACAACACCCTGGGACGCCCCTTTCCCATCGCCGGCAGCGAGAGCAACGTCATCCTTCGGGTCGCGAAGCAGGTGGACCCGGTTGCGGGCCGCTGGCGGTATGTAACCGTCAACTACGCCGACATGCTGCTCAGCGCCCTCGACCTGCCCGACCGGATCGAGTCGCTCTCGTATTTCTACATCACAGACTGGAAAGGATTTTTCGGCCTCTTCACCGACGGCGACCTGGAGCCCAATCCCGTTTACCGGTTCTATTACCTGCTCCGTCATCTCCGTGGCGAAAGGCTGCCGGGTGAAAGCGGAAGCGACCGGGTTAACCTGGTGGCGGCCCGCAACGGCGGCCGGTTCAACATCGTGATGCAAAACAAGCGGGGCTCCCGGCAAACCGTGAACCTCACGCTCGCCGGTCTCCCTGTCTCAAACCACAACGGAACCGTGGACCTGGAGCGCCTCGAATACGATCCGGCGACGCGAATGGTCGCCCTGACCGGCACACCTGTTCCGGTCGATAACGGGCGCGTGCATTTCAGGATGGAGCCTTACGGCATGTATTCCATAACGGGTGACACCGGCTCCGCCCTTCCAGCCAAGGCGGTGCGCTCCCGCAAGGATTATTATGGCGATTCCGTTTTTCAGGAGCTGCCCGCCGTCGATGTCACCGGCGACGCCCCGCCACTCGTGCTGAAGGTGTCCCTTCCGGACCGCTTCAGGCAGGCCGAAAAATCCATCCTGAAGCTGTCGGTCGGAGGCATTCCCTACGCCCGGCCCCGCCGGATTGTGGACCGGAGAGTGCCTCTTGTCGTGAGGATCAACGGACAGTCTCACCGTGTATTGGCCACCAATTACAACGAAATCGAACTGCCCGTGAATCTGCTGAAGGCTGACAACACAATCGAGGTTTCGCGCGATCCCGAGGCCATCCGGGTGAAAGACGATCCGCGCATCGTGAGTTCCGAAAAGATCTGGATCCTGTCCGTCTCGCTGGAACTGCGCACGGAGGAAGAAAAAAGTTCCGGTTAG
- a CDS encoding LacI family transcriptional regulator has protein sequence MGYRRMKFSKRVTMAQVAQAANVHVMTVSRALRNSPSLPPETRERIKKIADRLGYRPDAALSQLMTRVRASQFTANETIAWITTGPAADAWRENSASIAFYQGAKAHGEPLGYRLEEFWLDAPGMNGARLGRILRHRGIRGVLVSPLDRVGHPLGLDWEHFAAATCGGYTLTTPDLHRACCHHLHAARTAFQALHRLGYKRVGMAMSEINHRRIAGLWLAGALLEQRELPPARRVPPLVAVRWDAASLLRWYRRHQPDAVISFDKACDWLREAGVDVPGACGFALLDITKPGFASVDEQRQDVGAAALDLVIEQLNLNRRGLPDKPKIVLVECKWREGSTAPGLQSVSVRKGQAGKPAAL, from the coding sequence ATGGGCTATCGACGCATGAAATTCAGCAAGCGTGTAACGATGGCCCAGGTCGCGCAGGCCGCCAACGTTCATGTCATGACGGTTTCCCGCGCACTGAGAAACAGCCCGTCGCTACCGCCGGAAACCCGCGAGCGTATCAAAAAAATCGCCGACAGGCTCGGCTACCGTCCTGACGCCGCACTCTCTCAACTGATGACGCGGGTACGCGCCAGCCAGTTCACCGCCAACGAGACCATCGCCTGGATCACGACCGGGCCCGCCGCGGATGCGTGGCGCGAAAACTCGGCCTCGATCGCGTTTTATCAGGGCGCGAAGGCGCACGGCGAACCGCTCGGCTACCGGCTGGAAGAATTCTGGCTGGATGCGCCGGGGATGAACGGCGCGCGCCTCGGCCGCATCCTGCGCCATCGCGGCATCCGCGGCGTCCTCGTCTCCCCGCTCGATCGCGTAGGCCATCCGCTCGGGCTCGACTGGGAACACTTCGCCGCCGCCACCTGCGGCGGTTATACACTGACGACGCCCGATCTGCACCGCGCCTGCTGCCATCACCTGCACGCGGCGCGGACGGCGTTCCAGGCGTTGCACCGCCTGGGTTACAAACGCGTGGGCATGGCGATGTCGGAGATCAATCACCGGCGCATCGCCGGGTTGTGGCTGGCGGGGGCGCTCCTCGAGCAGCGGGAGTTGCCGCCCGCACGGCGCGTCCCTCCGCTCGTGGCTGTCCGCTGGGACGCAGCCTCGTTGCTGCGGTGGTACAGACGCCACCAACCTGACGCCGTGATCTCGTTCGACAAGGCTTGCGACTGGTTGCGCGAGGCGGGCGTGGACGTGCCCGGCGCGTGCGGATTCGCGTTGCTCGACATCACAAAACCGGGCTTCGCGAGCGTGGACGAACAGCGCCAGGATGTGGGGGCCGCGGCGCTGGATCTCGTGATCGAACAACTCAATCTCAACCGGCGCGGTCTGCCCGACAAACCGAAGATCGTGCTCGTCGAGTGCAAATGGCGCGAGGGCTCCACCGCGCCGGGCCTTCAGTCCGTATCGGTGCGGAAAGGACAGGCGGGGAAACCGGCGGCATTGTAG
- a CDS encoding 9-O-acetylesterase, giving the protein MRFSKTLTLLLLSLAATAAAPYILHADVTLPSVFSEHMVLQRSAQTPVWGRAASGEKITVSLDASVSGGPAGSGTVKSTTAGADGRWRVNLDLSDAARIPAGPHRLVITAGNTLSIPDVLIGEVWLASGQSNMARTMSSSGSREEIAGSANDRLRFFTAARQTSLTPLDDVAGKWTVAAPDTTPGFSAVAYYFARQLQAELGAPVGVIHSSWGGTGVEAWTSLDALKSDPALGKIAVTEIETAGKFPEKKAAWLAALRPWLAANGREDRPTPAADLAAFTTLPASAGADGWSAVKLPGKLPGERILWVRREITVPSSAAGKPLVLDFDEIAGIDTVFLDGKPAGGRTLETFDGDGFRRLNVRRTYRVPADAVTAGRHTLAIRIYAPLGGSGINGSYFTAGSQKLGGEWLLKTERAFAPLTPAARNASPGSLKAPLRPWNVSSSLYNAMIHGLAPYGLRGFIWYQGENNAGNPGRYRTAFPLLINDWRARWADFAAAESTPPLSFYWCQLPNFQAKTDNANASPGWAGIREAQTLTLKLPRTGQAVLIDAGEPGDIHPQSKREAGARLAALALAHDYGKRVEYSGPVHDSMQVEGSAIRVRFAHVGGGLVARPVPAEYLYASVPKRVTKPLGRNSPESQLEGFLIRGAPGEKWEWADARIDGDTVVVSSPRVPKPQAVRYAWFSNPTCNLYNAAGFPACPFRTDTD; this is encoded by the coding sequence ATGCGTTTCTCCAAAACCCTGACTCTCCTTCTTCTTTCGCTGGCCGCCACCGCCGCTGCGCCGTACATCCTGCACGCCGACGTCACGCTCCCCTCCGTGTTTTCCGAACACATGGTGTTGCAGCGCTCCGCCCAGACGCCCGTGTGGGGCCGCGCTGCGTCGGGCGAGAAAATCACCGTCTCTCTCGACGCCAGCGTGTCCGGAGGCCCGGCGGGATCAGGTACCGTGAAGTCAACTACGGCAGGCGCCGACGGACGCTGGCGGGTGAACCTCGATCTTTCCGACGCCGCCCGTATTCCCGCCGGTCCGCACCGTCTTGTCATCACGGCCGGCAATACCCTTTCGATCCCCGATGTCCTCATTGGCGAAGTCTGGCTCGCCTCCGGCCAGTCCAACATGGCCCGCACCATGAGCTCCAGCGGTTCCCGGGAAGAAATTGCCGGCTCGGCCAACGACCGCCTGCGTTTCTTCACCGCCGCGCGCCAGACCTCGCTCACTCCGCTCGATGACGTGGCCGGCAAGTGGACCGTCGCCGCGCCCGACACCACGCCCGGCTTCTCCGCCGTCGCGTACTATTTCGCGCGCCAGCTCCAGGCCGAGCTCGGCGCGCCTGTCGGCGTCATCCACTCCAGTTGGGGCGGCACCGGCGTCGAGGCCTGGACCAGCCTCGACGCCCTGAAATCCGATCCGGCGCTCGGCAAGATCGCTGTCACCGAAATCGAGACTGCCGGGAAATTCCCGGAGAAAAAGGCCGCGTGGCTCGCCGCGCTCCGGCCCTGGCTCGCCGCCAACGGACGCGAGGACCGCCCGACGCCGGCCGCCGACCTTGCTGCCTTCACCACACTTCCTGCATCCGCCGGCGCCGATGGCTGGAGTGCCGTCAAACTCCCGGGAAAACTTCCCGGCGAACGCATCCTCTGGGTGCGTCGCGAGATCACCGTGCCGTCTTCTGCCGCAGGCAAGCCCCTGGTCCTTGATTTCGATGAGATCGCGGGCATCGACACCGTATTCCTCGACGGCAAACCCGCGGGCGGACGTACGCTGGAAACCTTCGATGGCGACGGATTCCGTCGCCTCAATGTCCGTCGCACGTATCGTGTCCCGGCCGACGCCGTCACCGCCGGCCGACATACGCTGGCCATCCGCATCTACGCTCCGCTCGGCGGGTCCGGCATCAATGGCAGTTACTTCACGGCCGGTTCGCAAAAGCTCGGCGGTGAATGGCTCCTCAAGACCGAGCGCGCTTTCGCCCCGCTTACCCCGGCTGCCCGCAACGCCAGCCCCGGCTCGCTCAAGGCCCCGCTCCGTCCGTGGAACGTTTCCTCCTCGCTCTACAACGCCATGATCCACGGCCTCGCGCCTTATGGCTTGCGCGGCTTCATCTGGTATCAGGGTGAAAACAACGCGGGCAATCCGGGCCGTTACCGCACCGCCTTCCCGCTCCTCATCAACGACTGGCGCGCCCGCTGGGCGGATTTCGCGGCGGCGGAGTCCACGCCGCCGCTTTCCTTCTACTGGTGCCAGTTGCCGAATTTCCAGGCCAAGACCGACAACGCCAACGCCTCCCCCGGCTGGGCCGGCATCCGCGAGGCGCAGACGCTCACCTTGAAACTTCCCCGCACCGGCCAGGCCGTGCTCATCGACGCCGGCGAGCCCGGTGACATCCACCCGCAAAGCAAGCGCGAGGCTGGCGCCCGGCTCGCCGCCCTCGCCCTCGCACACGACTACGGCAAGCGGGTGGAATATTCCGGCCCCGTCCATGATTCGATGCAGGTCGAAGGCTCCGCGATCCGTGTCCGTTTCGCTCACGTCGGCGGCGGACTCGTCGCCCGCCCGGTTCCTGCCGAATACCTTTACGCCAGCGTGCCGAAACGGGTGACGAAGCCTCTCGGGCGCAACAGCCCCGAAAGCCAGCTCGAAGGTTTTCTCATCCGCGGAGCCCCCGGCGAAAAATGGGAGTGGGCCGATGCCCGGATCGACGGTGACACGGTGGTGGTTTCCTCTCCCCGCGTGCCGAAGCCGCAGGCCGTGCGCTACGCCTGGTTTTCCAATCCGACGTGCAATCTCTACAATGCCGCCGGTTTCCCCGCCTGTCCTTTCCGCACCGATACGGACTGA
- a CDS encoding N-terminal cleavage protein yields the protein MHSAPEFLHRAMTPSPIIPLPAGAPRCPGKPAPGCRGFTLIELLTVIAIIGILAAIIIPTAARVRAQARAAQCASNLRQVGTGIQMYAADNRGRLPPGIGDGTEVPAGVAFTSRLGPLAPLLGYSSTMAIPAFQKAAPFSCPAAQVVDPVTNKMSHGYMINLELFGGSGFRYRMLSEIESPSKKLATGDGYSGTAAPAFASRDGSYIKIWSSVLKNVHGEKLNAAFLDGHVERIALSGIVKEQILPQ from the coding sequence ATGCATTCCGCTCCAGAATTTCTCCACCGCGCCATGACTCCTTCCCCGATCATTCCGCTTCCCGCCGGGGCTCCGCGTTGCCCCGGGAAACCGGCGCCGGGTTGTCGCGGATTTACGCTTATCGAACTGCTCACCGTCATCGCTATCATCGGAATCCTCGCGGCCATCATCATCCCCACCGCCGCCCGGGTGCGGGCGCAGGCCCGCGCCGCGCAATGTGCTTCCAATCTCCGCCAGGTCGGCACCGGCATCCAGATGTATGCTGCGGACAACCGGGGCCGGCTGCCCCCGGGGATCGGGGACGGCACCGAGGTGCCTGCCGGCGTGGCTTTCACTTCCCGTCTGGGGCCTCTCGCTCCGCTGCTGGGCTACAGCAGCACCATGGCGATCCCGGCTTTCCAGAAAGCCGCACCCTTTTCATGCCCTGCGGCCCAGGTGGTTGATCCGGTGACCAACAAGATGTCTCACGGTTACATGATCAATCTGGAGCTTTTTGGCGGCAGCGGTTTTCGTTATCGCATGCTGAGCGAGATCGAGAGCCCCTCGAAAAAACTCGCGACAGGGGACGGTTATTCCGGCACCGCCGCCCCGGCGTTCGCCTCCAGGGACGGTTCCTATATCAAGATCTGGAGCTCCGTCCTCAAAAACGTTCACGGCGAGAAACTGAACGCCGCTTTCCTCGACGGCCACGTCGAGCGGATCGCACTCTCCGGCATCGTAAAAGAACAGATTTTGCCACAATAA
- a CDS encoding TatD family hydrolase encodes MIIDTHTHLETFHRKGTLPDALARAREAGLSAMITIGTASDDWTLYRDISRDHPGFVHYTVGLHPCSVGETWADEVAQIEAFWKKENPLPVALGECGLDRFHLPKNDPAAAERIFAWQRDAFAAQLDIARRLGCPLVVHSRGAFAECIAMIDTSGVPWERVVFHCFTEGPAEMSELLRRGGHGSFTGVLTYKNAGNVREAARVQGLARLMIETDAPYLTPMPHRGKPNEPAFLRHTADYAAEEVFGVPFATLAATTTANARQFFGL; translated from the coding sequence ATGATCATCGACACGCACACGCACCTCGAAACCTTCCACCGCAAGGGCACGCTGCCCGACGCGCTCGCCCGCGCCCGCGAGGCCGGGCTCTCCGCCATGATCACCATCGGCACGGCATCCGACGACTGGACGCTCTACCGCGACATCAGTCGCGACCATCCCGGTTTCGTCCACTACACCGTCGGCCTCCATCCGTGTTCCGTCGGCGAAACCTGGGCGGACGAGGTCGCGCAGATCGAGGCGTTCTGGAAAAAGGAAAATCCCCTTCCCGTCGCGCTCGGCGAGTGCGGGCTCGACCGTTTTCATCTTCCGAAAAACGACCCGGCCGCCGCCGAACGCATCTTTGCGTGGCAGCGTGATGCGTTTGCCGCCCAGCTCGACATCGCCCGCCGGCTCGGCTGTCCGCTCGTCGTGCATTCGCGCGGGGCGTTTGCCGAGTGTATCGCCATGATCGATACGAGCGGCGTGCCATGGGAACGCGTGGTGTTTCACTGTTTCACCGAAGGTCCCGCGGAGATGAGCGAACTGCTCCGGCGCGGCGGCCACGGTTCCTTCACCGGAGTCCTCACCTACAAAAACGCCGGCAATGTCCGCGAAGCCGCCCGCGTGCAGGGGCTGGCGCGGCTGATGATCGAAACCGACGCCCCGTATCTCACGCCGATGCCGCACCGCGGCAAACCCAACGAACCCGCCTTCCTCCGCCACACCGCGGACTACGCCGCCGAAGAGGTGTTTGGCGTCCCGTTCGCCACCCTGGCCGCCACGACCACGGCGAACGCCCGACAGTTTTTCGGGCTGTAG